In a single window of the Oscarella lobularis chromosome 4, ooOscLobu1.1, whole genome shotgun sequence genome:
- the LOC136186179 gene encoding prefoldin subunit 6-like, with translation MAGKHHLKELEKELQEQLDKFKKIQRELQKVVSSRQQLETQKKESEIVKEELDYLEDGTNVYKLVGPALIKQELAEAKATVLKRLEYIGGEIERVEKTIKDVDKRLHSNREKVMKLQSQCHVAQQAHQRKQQRS, from the exons ATGGCCGGCAAGCATCACCTAAAAGAGCTGGAAAAAGAGCTCCAAGAGCAACTGGACAAGTTCAAAAAGATTCAGAGAG AGCTCCAAAAAGTCGTCTCTTCACGCCAGCAACTCGAAacgcagaaaaaagaaagcgaaatcgtcaaagaagAGCTCGACTATCTCGAAGACGGCACGAACGTATACAAGCTCGTCGGTCCGGCACTGATAAAGCAAGAACTGGCCGAAGCGAAGGCAACCGTCCTAAAACGACTCGAATACATCGGAGGAGAAAT tgaacgcgtcgaaaagacgaTCAAAGATGTTGACAAGAGACTTCATTCTAATAGAGAAAAAGTGATGAAGCTGCAATCTCAATGTCACGTGGCTCAGCAAGCGCATCAGAGAAAGCAGCAGAGATCTTAG
- the LOC136186122 gene encoding BDNF/NT-3 growth factors receptor-like — translation MQLKVIFSLRTVYVLSAVCHLAQVRQLPEGPTDKQEEEFVTPSNSIGLVPVATCEEPPKDQDFNVIGSCEFYAAGDLCAPYRTNQTVYVDGRKQYYGQTCLMNNLRNVLNLLSKQTSPEIEALSNDDLSECLQVQLQGICHYFFPDCSGTSSWKRMCRESCKDTFGKGHVCSDLFSHTKSALIALLHDKTVFALHINSEDFSCTNLPSKSQGDCFDFEVPRELRLGSNHLVLILCVILPAIAVIGIVIGLIIAFRRRRASATEMQNDSFNNRSYGAPPFVDVSVRSRISNILSSSSCTVSERSMIIDPSYSIDDFPEVSLDTIGYVRDLGEGEFGKVFLGTLNCRSNESEPLLVAVKTLKSNNDDDDDEKAEKNFFAELEIVTQLRHENIVCLLAKWLTDAPRCMIFEFMCYGDLNQVLRSADIGDEQCLYAIDVDEETEAERKHVVTVADLISAVSQVCCGLRYLASRRFVHRDLATRNCLVGKELSVKISDFGLTRDIYSRDYYRAKGFTPLPIRWMAPESIMYGKYVVASDVWSFGVLMWEVFTLGKQPYYGMSNEEVVIHVAKAGVLPSADQFCPDSVSNLMKTCWMFEPKDRPSADQLLDTIQQLP, via the exons ATGCAGCTCAAAgtgattttctctttacgAACAG TATATGTTTTGTCTGCTGTCTGCCATCTGGCTCAAGTTCGTCAACTACCTGAGGGTCCGACTGATAAGCAGGAGGAGGAATTCGTCACGCCGTCCAATTCCATTGGACTTGTGCCTGTCGCAACGTGCGAAGAGCCTCCAAAAGACCAAGACTTTAACGTGATTGGATCATGTGAATTCTACGCGGCCGGCGATCTTTGCGCGCCGTATCGTACAAACCAGACGGTATACGTTGACGGCAGAAAACAATACTATGGTCAAACGTGCTTGATGAATAATTTACGAAATGTACTCAATCTTCTTTCGAAGCAGACGTCTCCAGAAATCGAAGCCTTATCAAATGACGATTTGAGCGAATGCCTTCAAGTGCAGCTGCAAGGGATCTGTCATTATTTCTTCCCCGACTGTAGcggaacgtcgtcgtggaaGAGAATGTGTCGAGAGAGTTGCAAAGACACCTTTGGAAAGGGACACGTCTGCTCTGATCTATTTAGTCATACCAAAAGTGCCTTGATAGCGCTTCTCCATGACAAGACTGTATTTGCCTTGCACATCAACTCAGAAGATTTCTCTTGCACGAACCTGCCGTCGAAATCTCAAGGCGActgttttgattttgaag TTCCACGTGAATTACGTTTGGGATCCAATCATCTCGTGCTTATTCTTTGTGTGATTCTCCCCGCGATTGCCGTCATTGGTATCGTTATTGGACTTATAATCGCATTTAGGAGAAGACGAGCTTCCGCCACAGAAATGCAAAACGATTCATTTAACAACAGATCGTACGGTGCACCTCCCTTTGTCGACGTTTCAGTTCGTAGTCGAATAAGTAATATCctatcatcgtcgtcatgcACCGTTTCCGAAAGGTCCATGATCATTGATCCGTCGTATTCGATTGATGATTTTCCTGAGGTATCCTTGGACACGATAGGATACGTTCGAGACTTGGGAGAAGGAGAGTTTGGAAAA GTGTTCTTGGGCACTTTGAATTGTCGTTCCAACGAATCGGAAccgcttctcgtcgctgTGAAGACATTGAAGTCgaataatgatgatgacgatgacgaaaaggcggagaagaattttttcgccGAGTTGGAGATCGTGACTCAGTTGCGTCACGAGAACATTGTTTGTCTTCTAGCCAAGTGGCTCACCGACGCACCGCGCTGCATGATCTTTGAATTCATGTGCTACGGCGACCTCAATCAAGTGCTCAGGTCAGCTGACATTGGCGACGAACAGTGTCTCTACGCAATAGATGTGGACGAAGAGACGGAAGCTGAGAGGAAGCACGTCGTTACTGTAGCCGATCTTATTTCGGCGGTGAGTCAGGTGTGCTGTGGTCTCCGGTATTTAGCCAGTAGACGATTTGTTCATCGCGATCTTGCCACTCGTAATTGCTTAGTGGGCAAGGAATTGTCTGTCAAAATTTCGGATTTCGGATTGACGAGAGATATTTATTCTAGAGACTATTACAG AGCCAAAGGCTTCACTCCGCTTCCAATTCGTTGGATGGCTCCTGAGAGTATTATGTATGGAAAGTATGTCGTTGCTTCGGACGTGTGGAGCTTCGGTGTACTGATGTGGGAAGTGTTTACGCTGGGAAAACAGCCCTATTATGGTATGTCGAATGAGGAAGTCGTCATTCATGTAGCAAAAGCAGGCGTTCTTCCTTCCGCTGATCAATTCTGTCCCGATTCAGTCTCGAATTTGATGAAGACCTGCTGGATGTTTGAGCCAAAGGATCGACCATCCGCTGATCAACTTCTTGACACTATCCAGCAACTGCCTTAG
- the LOC136186103 gene encoding uncharacterized protein — MRLGTISFERTLLRRSIISSTICAVLLGVLKHGHSLAPSNSPSPTISINATVATPAGNISSIANGSATPSSINVTSSPPNTPSSTNAKISSVVNGSAATPSNLSSTPSSTNASLTTENISSIVNGSSDVPTTPSSTNASYISSIVNGSSDLPTTPSSTTNPSSLTASPTSPTTSVTSTSVPTGLCEFYRGGATCARFLAGKRVFVDPRPHYSQDNVSDFVDGFVKLLSQHVDASNNTYCNSLRLEFLCRYLFPDCVKENSGGVTFAKVCKENCERIFFGSHQCTTSFVTSQGAGLAYSNLIAYDTVQTNASDFTCTLLPTIAQSNNTCMKLLPQLETPVTTMSTVSTATNSGIDYDTCGGRGDGGCRFPFEYNGYTYYSCTTVLLQYSGFRPWCSTKVGNYYGHFTYRNCYCSEPVRLNTSCQVYRKDFGDFCYPNRGGKQVFIDDSNWNATRAIMAEAERTIEKRSLQNRCRAVDLRQAVCSGIFPHCLHINVPLLNETVYPGLACREACESVVDTCSKDLNFLLDSLKTFAVRNNFHFIQFALDYPICQLLPSKNDTPLCKDFSAETVLTEPLDHSPTTPTTATSTVSLLVYILPSVGTVLLLLILIIVLLVCARNRRHKKKVLHVNSVYYNSQSGISLDENTHKLQSTGLSMRNLLEKIQATRRESQTSLSVSGFDENPNFSSNDIPDVPLDAIDYIRPLGEGAFGQVFMGLVSNESGKVPVAVKVLKDGNDEKAKEDFDSELNIMVQLRHEKIVSLLAKSVSEEPYCMVFEFMCYGDLNDFVRKAKIGDETHLTERDSEKHVVTIDDLKSIVRQICLGLKYLEERRFVHRDVATRNCLVGKELTTKISDFGLSRDIYSSDYYRVGGKAFLPIRWMPPESIVYGKFTVKSDVWSFGVLMWEVYTLGKQPYYGQSNEEVIRFVVKGGRLSCPDDFCPSSLHDVMKRCWELEPKSRPFAHELLELLDDSE, encoded by the exons ATGCGGCTGGGCACGATTTCATTTGAAAGGACTTTGCTGCGTCGTTCGATCATCTCTTCCACAATCTGCGCTGTTCTTTTGG GTGTGCTCAAGCATGGCCATTCTCTTGCCCCATCCAACTCACCATCGCCTACAATTAGCATCAATGCAACCGTAGCTACTCCAGCTGGAAATATCTCCTCCATCGCCAATGGATCTGCCACGCCTTCAAGCATCAATGTAACTTCCAGCCCTCCTAACACGCCTTCAAGTACCAATGCTAAAATCTCCTCTGTGGTCAATGGATCTGCCGCCACGCCTTCAAATCTCTCCAGCACGCCTTCAAGCACCAATGCTAGTCTTACTACTGAAAATATCTCCTCTATTGTCAATGGATCTTCAGATGTCCCCACCACGCCTTCAAGTACTAATGCTAGTTATATCTCCTCTATCGTCAACGGATCTTCAGATCTCCCCACCACGCCTTCAAGCACTACCAATCCTAGTAGTCTAACTGCTAGCCCCACGTCTCCCACAACATCTGTAACCAGTACTAGTGTTCCAACTGGACTATGTGAGTTTTATCGTGGAGGAGCAACTTGTGCGAGATTTCTAGCCGGTAAGCGAGTATTTGTTGATCCACGACCACACTATTCGCAAGACAACGTATCTGACTTTGTCGACGGTTTTGTCAAACTTTTATCGCAACACGTCGACGCATCGAACAATACGTACTGCAACAGCCTTCGATTGGAATTCTTGTGCCGTTACCTTTTTCCCGATTGcgtaaaagaaaattcggGTGGCGTGACGTTTGCAAAAGTGTGCAAGGAGAATTGCGAACGCATCTTCTTTGGAAGTCACCAATGTACGACTTCGTTTGTGACATCTCAAGGCGCCGGTTTGGCCTACTCCAATTTGATTGCGTACGATACCGTGCAGACGAATGCGAGCGATTTTACGTGCACTCTTTTACCAACTATTGCTCAGTCAAACAACACGTGCATGAAATTGCTTCCTC aattggAGACTCCCGTCACGACAATGTCCACTGTATCGACTGCCACTAACAGTGGCATAGATTATGATACTTGTGGTGGACGCGGTGATGGAGGGTGTCGTTTTCCGTTTGAGTACAACGGCTATACGTATTATTCGTGCACTACTGTACTTCTTCAGTACTCCGGCTTTCGTCCGTGGTGTTCGACGAAAGTGGGCAATTATTATGGGCACTTTACGTATAGAAATTGCTACTGTTCAG agcCAGTTCGCCTAAATACGTCTTGCCAAGTCTATCGGAAGGACTTTGGCGATTTTTGCTATCCAAATCGAGGAGGTAAACAAGTGTTCATCGATGACAGTAACTGGAATGCCACACGAGCAATAATGGCCGAAGCGGAAAGGACAATTGAGAAGCGCTCACTACAAAATAGGTGTAGGGCAGTGGACTTGAGACAAGCCGTTTGCTCCGGTATCTTTCCTCATTGCCTTCATATCAACGTACCTCTGCTAAACGAGACCGTTTATCCCGGTCTTGCGTGCAGGGAGGCGTGTGAAAGCGTTGTGGACACTTGCTCCAAAGATCttaattttcttctcgactCGTTAAAAACTTTCGCCGTTCGCAATAACTTTCATTTCATTCAATTTGCGCTGGACTATCCAATCTGCCAATTGCTTCCTTCTAAAAACGACACGCCACTGTGTAAGGATTTCTCGGCAGAGACAGTATTAACAGAGCCACTCGATCACTCGCCGACTACGCCGACTACGGCGACATCAACTGTTTCATTACTCGTCTATATTCTTCCTTCGGTTGGCACTGTTCTATTGCTTCTTATCTTGATCATCGTTCTTCTTGTTTGCGCTCgtaatcgtcgtcacaaAAAGAAAGTACTGCACGTTAATTCGGTGTACTATAATTCACAGAGTGGTATCTCTTTGGACGAGAATACCCACAAGCTGCAGTCGACTGGACTTTCGATGAGGAATCTCTTGGAAAAAATAcaggcgacgagacgagagTCTCAGACGAGTTTGTCTGTGAGCGGATTTGACGAAAATCCGAATTTTAGCTCGAATGATATTCCTGACGTTCCACTTGATGCCATTGACTATATTCGGCCTCTCGGAGAAGGTGCATTTGGACAG GTTTTCATGGGGCTCGTGTCTAACGAGAGTGGAAAGGTTCCCGTGGCAGTCAAAGTACTAAaagacggaaacgacgaaaaggcgAAGGAGGATTTTGATTCAGAACTCAATATCATGGTTCAACTACGTCACGAGAAAATCGTATCTCTCTTAGCAAAATCCGTTTCGGAAGAGCCCTACTGTATGGTCTTTGAATTCATGTGCTACGGAGATCTGAACGATTTTGTTCGAAAAGCAAAGATCGGTGATGAGACTCACTTGACTGAAAGGGACAGTGAAAAGCACGTCGTCACAATCGACGATCTTAAGAGCATAGTGCGTCAGATCTGTCTCGGTTTGAAATATCTCGAAGAACGCCGTTTCGTGCACCGGGACGTTGCGACGAGGAACTGCTTAGTGGGAAAAGAACTCACTACGAAAATCTCCGATTTCGGTCTTTCAAGAGACATTTATTCTTCGGATTATTACAG gGTCGGAGGAAAAGCTTTTTTGCCCATTCGCTGGATGCCACCTGAGAGCATTGTTTATGGAAAATTCACTGTCAAGTCAGACGTATGGTCCTTTGGAGTGCTCATGTGGGAAGTATATACCCTGGGCAAGCAACCCTACTACGGTCAGTCGAATGAAGAAGTCATACGTTTCGTTGTGAAAGGAGGCAGATTGTCTTGTCCGGACGACTTCTGTCCTTCTTCCTTGCACGACGTCATGAAGAGGTGCTGGGAACTTGAGCCAAAAAGCAGGCCATTTGCTCACGAGCTACTCGAGCTCTTGGACGACTCGGAATGA
- the LOC136186169 gene encoding surfeit locus protein 1-like: MAAFCRRLISARGRSLTTSASGRTEKKHLWLLAIPVTTFGLGTWQIFRLRWKLDLKMDLEKRTTAPPVPLSTNLDELLRDFEYRRVTLQGEFDHSKELYLQPRLLLSEGKSVGAKEPGAQVVTPFTCKVSGETILVNRGWVPKSRLNPTTRLEGQPQGEVKLTGFVRGSEKRSPFMPKNKPEENCWHYKDLDAMALATQAKPFLVDADATATVPGGPIGGQTVISLRNEHLQYIFTWYCLALITLYMWTRLRQKNGTTSTLVKRPLSPF, translated from the exons ATGGCTGCGTTTTGCAGACGTTTGATCTCAGCAAGAGGACGTTCTCTCACGACTTCAGCAAGCGGGCGCACGGAGAAAAAACACCTCTGGCTCCTCGCTATACCCGTGACGACGTTCGGCCTGGGAACGTGGCAGATTTTTCGACTCAGATGGAAATTAGACTTGAAGATGGATCTGGAGAAGCGCACAACGGCACCGCCCGTTCCCTTATCGACTAA TTTAGATGAGCTATTGCGCGACTTCGAATATCGTCGCGTGACTCTTCAAGGCGAATTCGATCATTCAAAGGAGCTCTACTTGCAGCCTAGACTGCTACTGAGCGAGGGAAAGAGCGTCGGTGCAAAAGAGCCGGGAGCGCAGGTCGTCACTCCATTCACTTGCAAAGTATCAGG GGAGACGATTTTGGTAAACAGAGGCTGGGTTCCCAAATCGAGGCTGAATCCTACAACGAGACTAGAAGGACAG cctCAGGGTGAGGTGAAGCTAACAGGGTTTGTAAGAGGCTCGGAGAAG AGGAGTCCGTTTATGCCGAAAAATAAACCGGAGGAGAATTGCTGGCACTATAAAGATCTCGATGCCATGGCGTTAGCCACTCAAGCCAAGCCATTTCTTGTCGATGCTGATGCTA CTGCTACTGTGCCTGGCGGCCCAATTGGAGGTCAAACAGTCATCAGTCTTCGAAATGAGCATTTGCAATATATTTTTACTTG GTACTGCTTGGCTCTCATTACATTGTACATGTGGACGAGACTTAGACAGAAAAACGGGACGACTTCAACTCTGGTAAAACGACCGTTATCTCCTTTCTAG
- the LOC136186132 gene encoding uncharacterized protein isoform X1, producing MELDPRERQFDHVAVPASHEAETEKEEEEEEEEDGAMGDNSERRIVPGAIESKREEKRVVTKTTSVSSHNKESSLLVIVPIIGVIVAFAVSFAPFVVVFAFPTATNKTHVNRTNIRLKELLSLNDSTCPDRLAPNRHGSGGCIVPCSVVTWFIHPIERVSKDVIICVQIVVALSAAVIFTSVWIKLRKSHCKFPHILPWYLLLTSATIGVLDLISIIIGDERIICNSENIMDSVQNDNPTTSCRVIGSLFHYLVLAQTFWFTVSAANMWWTICYPTRSRYFLENSTRVHIIESLFCWLFPAALLAVNLAFEKTYRPVSLMGYCMPPTEALFLTTFVLPLDVSSFVLLALLTNLIYTLRKHDRFRKKTTIKKGYANGNKKKLSEIEKLKIGFVIISLVVTVFTLLFGVSSVLSIVTRDKAQLAFTEHLICLLETSSTAANLSSCPETFHDFQYPVLTLLTECVSVLAILAIVRYALTIKGVRNQLFGWFKCRTVSRQSNETTVPVN from the exons ATGGAGTTGGATCCACGAGAAAGGCAATTCGACCACGTAGCTGTCCCGGCGTCGCACGAAGCCGAaacggaaaaagaagaggaagaggaagaggaggaagacggAG CGATGGGCGACAACAgcgagcgacgaatcgttccAGGCGCCATCGAatcgaagagagaagaaaaaagagttgttacgaagacgacgagtgTCTCCTCCCACAACAAAGAATCGTCGCTCCTGGTAATCGTTCCCATTATCGGCGTGATTGTCGCCTTCGCGGTATCGTTTGcgcctttcgtcgtcgtattcgcCTTTCCAACTGCAACGAATAAGACGCACGTCAACAGAACG AACATTCGTCTCAAAG AGCTCTTATCACTCAACGACTCGACTTGTCCAGATCGTCTAGCTCCGAATCGTCACGGCTCAGGTGGATGCATTGTGCCGTGCAGCGTAGTGACTTGGTTCATTCATCCAATCGAAAGA GTTTCAAAGGATGTAATTATCTGCGTGCAAATCGTAGTCGCTCTCTCAGCTGCGGTGATTTTTACGTCAGTATGGATCAAGCTAAGAAAATCACA TTGCAAATTTCCTCACATTTTGCCCTGGTACTTGCTCCTCACTTCAGCAACAATAGGAGTTCTCGATTTGATTAGCATCATCATTGGCGACGAAAGAATCATATGCAACTCGGAAAATATCATGGACTCGGTCCAAAATGATAATCCTACAACGTCGTGCCGTGTCATAG GCTCTTTGTTCCATTACCTTGTCTTGGCTCAAACGTTTTGGTTCACTGTTTCAGCGGCCAACATGTGGTGGACTATTTGCTATCCTACGCGCTCAAGATATTTCTTGGAAAATTCAACGCGAGTTCATATCATAGAATCGTTGTTTTGCTGGCTTTTTCCAGCGGCTTTGCTCGCCGTCAATCTCGCATTTGAAAAAACGTACCGACCCGTGTCGTTGATGGGATACTGCATGCCGCCAACGGAAGCTTTATTCCTGACGACGTTTGTTCTTCCGTTAGACGTAAGTTCATTTGTCCTTCTTGCACTTCTCACCAACTTGATCTACACCTTGCGAAAG caCGATCGCTTTCGAAAAAAGACTACGATCAAGAAAGGATACGCTAATGgcaacaaaaagaaattgagcGAAATTGAGAAGCTCAAAATCGGCTTCGTCATAATTTCACTGGTCGTCACCGTGTTTACGTTGCTATTTGGCGTCTCATCCGTTCTCAGCATAGTCACCAGAGACAAAGCTCAACTTGCCTTTACAGAGCATTTAATCTGCCTATTAGAAACGTCGAGTACGGCTGCTAATTTGTCATCGTGTCCTGAAACGTTTCATGATTTTCAGTACCCCGTATTGACTCTATTGACAGAATGCGTGAGCGTTTTGGCGATCCTAGCTATTGTGCGTTACGCGCTCACTATAAAAGGAGTTCGAAATCAGCTCTTTGGATGGTTCAAATGTCGAACTGTGAGCAGGCAAAGCAATGAGACTACTGTACCAGTTAATTAA
- the LOC136186132 gene encoding adhesion G-protein coupled receptor G7-like isoform X2, with the protein MGDNSERRIVPGAIESKREEKRVVTKTTSVSSHNKESSLLVIVPIIGVIVAFAVSFAPFVVVFAFPTATNKTHVNRTNIRLKELLSLNDSTCPDRLAPNRHGSGGCIVPCSVVTWFIHPIERVSKDVIICVQIVVALSAAVIFTSVWIKLRKSHCKFPHILPWYLLLTSATIGVLDLISIIIGDERIICNSENIMDSVQNDNPTTSCRVIGSLFHYLVLAQTFWFTVSAANMWWTICYPTRSRYFLENSTRVHIIESLFCWLFPAALLAVNLAFEKTYRPVSLMGYCMPPTEALFLTTFVLPLDVSSFVLLALLTNLIYTLRKHDRFRKKTTIKKGYANGNKKKLSEIEKLKIGFVIISLVVTVFTLLFGVSSVLSIVTRDKAQLAFTEHLICLLETSSTAANLSSCPETFHDFQYPVLTLLTECVSVLAILAIVRYALTIKGVRNQLFGWFKCRTVSRQSNETTVPVN; encoded by the exons ATGGGCGACAACAgcgagcgacgaatcgttccAGGCGCCATCGAatcgaagagagaagaaaaaagagttgttacgaagacgacgagtgTCTCCTCCCACAACAAAGAATCGTCGCTCCTGGTAATCGTTCCCATTATCGGCGTGATTGTCGCCTTCGCGGTATCGTTTGcgcctttcgtcgtcgtattcgcCTTTCCAACTGCAACGAATAAGACGCACGTCAACAGAACG AACATTCGTCTCAAAG AGCTCTTATCACTCAACGACTCGACTTGTCCAGATCGTCTAGCTCCGAATCGTCACGGCTCAGGTGGATGCATTGTGCCGTGCAGCGTAGTGACTTGGTTCATTCATCCAATCGAAAGA GTTTCAAAGGATGTAATTATCTGCGTGCAAATCGTAGTCGCTCTCTCAGCTGCGGTGATTTTTACGTCAGTATGGATCAAGCTAAGAAAATCACA TTGCAAATTTCCTCACATTTTGCCCTGGTACTTGCTCCTCACTTCAGCAACAATAGGAGTTCTCGATTTGATTAGCATCATCATTGGCGACGAAAGAATCATATGCAACTCGGAAAATATCATGGACTCGGTCCAAAATGATAATCCTACAACGTCGTGCCGTGTCATAG GCTCTTTGTTCCATTACCTTGTCTTGGCTCAAACGTTTTGGTTCACTGTTTCAGCGGCCAACATGTGGTGGACTATTTGCTATCCTACGCGCTCAAGATATTTCTTGGAAAATTCAACGCGAGTTCATATCATAGAATCGTTGTTTTGCTGGCTTTTTCCAGCGGCTTTGCTCGCCGTCAATCTCGCATTTGAAAAAACGTACCGACCCGTGTCGTTGATGGGATACTGCATGCCGCCAACGGAAGCTTTATTCCTGACGACGTTTGTTCTTCCGTTAGACGTAAGTTCATTTGTCCTTCTTGCACTTCTCACCAACTTGATCTACACCTTGCGAAAG caCGATCGCTTTCGAAAAAAGACTACGATCAAGAAAGGATACGCTAATGgcaacaaaaagaaattgagcGAAATTGAGAAGCTCAAAATCGGCTTCGTCATAATTTCACTGGTCGTCACCGTGTTTACGTTGCTATTTGGCGTCTCATCCGTTCTCAGCATAGTCACCAGAGACAAAGCTCAACTTGCCTTTACAGAGCATTTAATCTGCCTATTAGAAACGTCGAGTACGGCTGCTAATTTGTCATCGTGTCCTGAAACGTTTCATGATTTTCAGTACCCCGTATTGACTCTATTGACAGAATGCGTGAGCGTTTTGGCGATCCTAGCTATTGTGCGTTACGCGCTCACTATAAAAGGAGTTCGAAATCAGCTCTTTGGATGGTTCAAATGTCGAACTGTGAGCAGGCAAAGCAATGAGACTACTGTACCAGTTAATTAA
- the LOC136186138 gene encoding uncharacterized protein — protein sequence MNFGWERQSYRKATVDGISTTADTAIALSQASSVSLVASESDRRPAAAAAKGSGHWLRLAIIVIVIVVTSAAVLSPLVISWAIHVSQNSTRVEEMNDRLEEIMTKNVSYCPFPLAHTSKGGCFLPCSALDWLQHPTLRTIKPKLSYVLIVINLIAGIAFTFVWTALRKSHFKFPQVFVWYLFLCSTAIGAVELAAVIAGDENTICSSKDLIDSVQNPAAGCRVLGTLYHYLQICGTLLLTCSSANIWWVICFPTRARYFFEKTARIHAIQFSFCWILPGILIAITYAAGGTYRPVPSSRFCVPMPIPVMLATFILPMSLSTITIIIMLVHVTNTLYNHRQFQKNHVVLTLNNASAHTPTKKIAAIQNLRVQFFAISLLIILMAILYETSYTLNSLGDTKVVNLLVENLICLVEKGNASSNASMLEACPETFRSYQYPALVILTDCHTILVILILIHYAVALKAVRKLILKWIMLPFIRCRKSKE from the exons ATGAATTTTGGATGGGAGAGGCAGTCTTACCGAAAGGCTACAGTCGACGGTATTTCGACGACTGCTGATACAGCAATAGCGCTCTCCCAAGCATCTAGTGTCTCTTTGGTGGCCA GTGAATCGGACAGGCGgccggcggcagcggcggcgaagggaAGTGGCCACTGGCTGCGGCTCgccatcatcgtcatcgtcatcgtcgtcacttccGCCGCGGTCCTCTCTCCATTGGTTATTTCATGGGCGATTCACGTCTCACAGAATAGTACACGTGTCGAAGAAATG AACGATCGTCTGGAAG AAATTAtgacaaaaaacgtttcttaTTGCCCCTTTCCTCTGGCTCATACCTCGAAGGGTGGATGTTTCTTGCCCTGCAGTGCCTTAGATTGGCTTCAACACCCAACCCTTCGAACGATCAAGCCAAAGCTAAGCTACGTCCTGATTGTCATCAATCTCATAGCTGGAATAGCATTTACCTTTGTTTGGACCGCATTGAGAAAATCGCA TTTCAAATTTCCTCAAGTCTTCGTGTGGTATCTTTTTCTCTGCTCAACAGCAATTG gtgCTGTTGAACTGGCCGCTGTTATAGCTGGAGACGAAAACACTATATGCAGCTCCAAAGACCTCATAGACTCTGTACAAAATCCAGCGGCTGGCTGTCGCGTTTTAG GCACTCTATACCACTACCTGCAAATTTGCGGCACTCTGCTACTGACATGTTCATCCGCCAATATCTGGTGGGTCATATGCTTTCCAACACGTGCTAGATACTTCTTCGAGAAGACGGCTCGAATTCACGCTATTCAGTTCTCCTTCTGTTGGATTCTTCCCGGCATTTTGATAGCTATAACCTACGCAGCAGGAGGAACATATAGACCAGTACCAAGCTCTCGTTTCTGCGTTCCCATGCCGATACCTGTCATGCTTGCGACATTCATTCTTCCAATGTCACTATCAACAATCACAATCATTATCATGCTAGTACACGTCACTAATACTTTGTACAAT CAccgtcaatttcaaaaaaatcacgtTGTATTGACGCTGAACAACGCTTCTGCACACACCCCTACGAAGAAAATTGCAGCCATACAAAATCTCAGAGTCCAATTTTTTGCCATTTCACTTCTTATCATACTGATGGCAATACTTTATGAGACTTCATACACCTTGAATTCCCTTGGAGACACCAAAGTCGTCAATCTTCTTGTTGAGAATTTGATCTGTTTGGTAGAGAAAGGAAATGCCTCATCTAACGCATCAATGCTAGAAGCGTGTCCGGAAACCTTCCGCTCGTATCAGTATCCGGCTCTAGTTATTCTGACAGACTGTCACACTATTCTCGTAATTTTGATTCTCATTCACTATGCCGTTGCTCTAAAAGCAGTTAGAAAACTAATTCTAAAATGGATTATGCTTCCGTTTATACGATGTCGGAAAAGCAAAGAATGA